The window AGGTCTATgaagagcaccacataatctggtactacaggTGGGAAGTTGCCcgtaggactatgtcctggctgctCAGTTGGTTCAGGTACCTTCATTAGTAGTGTGGTTTGGCGACATTATGTCGGGGTAGATTGAGGATTGATAGGAAcgtccatgtacaaaaatttcaacctgcgtgtaagatacacaaaggggcagtgttgagttgtttactttttactcacctagtggttgaaaaagtagcCACGTGAGGTAGGGCTCAACGCTAGCTTATCACGTAACGCACTTCGACCCAGAATGTTCTGAATATTGCTGATGTTGAGAATCGGCTGAATAACATGTGTTTTAGATCTTTAGACCAATAATCTAAAGAGTGTTTGGACCAATAGAGTTTTAAACCCAGAAAGTTTGGAATATCGCAGAATGTTAACATGTGTTTTAGATTTCCAGACCAATAATCCTACATCTAGATTGTTCAGGCCAATAGAATATAAAACCCATAAAGGTCTAAATATTGTTGAATGACATGTGTTTTAGATTTCCAGACCAACAATCTTacatgtagaatttaaaaaccTGAATGGTCTGAATAGCGCTGAATCCTAATCTGGCCTTAGAACTTATCCATCACTATTCCAGATATGGTGTCATTATGATTAAAAGACCACCTTTTTGGtcatatttaagatattattAAGCGTTTTACAAATTGTATATCCTCCAAAAGACTAATCTTTCGATCTTCTTCCAACTTCGAGATTTCTTAACTCAAAGTTAGAAAGAACTATTACTATCCAAAAAATATATCTCagcaaattgaaaaaatttttaaataacaagaaaacaatATCTGGAAAATTGAAGCAAGTATAACAGAGGTTATTTTAAAGTCCACAAATTGGACTTTTCAGATGGCATAACAAATGTTTTCGGGCTGTCAAACTTGATGTAATGGAGAAATTCGTATTTTCGGGGTCAGGTCAATCCTTTAATCTCTAGGTTAACAATTTGTTAGCCAATGTTACATAGGAGACATGGCCTTATATGGAAGACAGGTCCTTATGTGAGAGACAGGTCCTTATGTGATTTTCCGAAGTAATCTCTAGGTCACattgaaattttacttaataccAACATAAATACATTACCGATTAGTTGATTAACTCTTCTTTCGGGTTTAAGGGTTAGTCATGAAccgatttttgaaaattatgaaCTATATTAATGTAGGTCATTTACAGAGAGTATAAATGGACCGACTTTTTATCAAGTATCTTAATTACATTTAGATTAAGGATTCGATTTAGTCTACGAGGCTAAAACCAGAGGATCGGTAGAAAGTTTTGAACCCTAAGGTGTATGTATATCAAAAACGTTGTTCTGCATATTTTATCCGGTGAATTCACCGGTCTGGTGGTAATATATGAAAATCGTTCTTCTggatattcatatttttattagaagGAAATATTCAGCTCAAAtcgtttaaacaatttttttttaatttttcccattttttacAGGCAATCCATTTAGGTTTACTCCTAAGTACCTTTATTTTCTCCATGGCCAGTGCTAAATACGatagtttaatatttatggCATTAGCGGGTGCAGCTCTAGTTTGGACCACAGTGGTATCACACAACTACTTTCACAAACGTGACAACTGGCAAATGTATGCTTTCAATTTAAGTATGATGAATTTTACAGCGTGGCGTATATCCCATTCTCTATCACATCACATCTATCCAAATTCATATATTGATCTGGAACTATCAATGTTTGAACCACTTTTGTGTTGGGTACCAAGTCcacatataaaaagtaaaatgatgCGCTATGTATCGTGGGTAACTGAGCCGTTTGCCTATATGATTGCATTTTTCCTGCAACTACTAACAAGGTTCGTATTTTAATTACGAAACTTCAGAAATATTATCAGAATAACTTTGttctttttgtataatttcagaattttttattCCCTACGTAAGACGAATATTATGTACTGGCATGATTTAATCTGTCTTTCTTTGCCTCTATCCATGTATTTATGTTCGAATTATTCCATTTTCTGGTGTTTGCGTCAATGGATCTTTATAACAGCCATAGCTAGTTTTTCTTTCTGTGTTATTGGCTTAAATGCCGCCCATCATGATCCGGAAATATTCCATGAAGGTGATGCCAATCGTGAAGATCGTGATTGGGGTCTTTATCAAGTCGATACTATAATCGATCGTGGCGATCTTAAAGGTTCTCAGTTCTTGGTCTTGACCCACTTTGGTGATCATGTTCTGCATCATTTATTCCCTACATTAGATCATGGCATTTTGCCTCAATTGTATCCTGTACTTTACGAAACATTGGAGGAATTTAAATGTGAACTAAGAGAAATTAATCATTTGGAACATATTATTGGTCAACACAAACAGTTACTGAGAATTGAAACTAATCCTAAACCTCCGGGTTCTAAAtagatttgaaaaaatttctttgataagttaattaaatttaggttttaaaaataataaatattataaaaatgtggTCTCATCTATTTTTTCTGCGGGGATCAGCTAAAGGATACACCTTTCCATGTGTTGCTAATCCTATTGAAGCATTTTTTGATATCATAACTTGTGTTATAGTTAGGTAAAcattatatttctgtttctgggtcttcagtATAGAACCTCAGACCCACTTTTTACCGCTtcaccaagacattctatctgggatcagatCATATTCTGTGTCTGATATACGATGAACGCATTGCACGTCTTATATCCAATCTGCATGTACTCTAAACTCCCTGTggtagtttgatattacactttgGTTCCAAAGCAGTCATCCATTTTTATAGCCAAATCGTCATATTAGAACTAAGACCCTATTTCACACTATAGTCTTCCTACATATCGACCAGCACTggtgtgccttgttgatcctatcctctatgtggtgtttccattttaaattttggtattacacctaagtacttaactttgtttGTCACCGTTATCTTCTTGTCTAggaaggttttaagtaggaaggacgtaagacttatctgGTTCTGGTATAAATATGAACCTTGGATCTTGTAATTTAAATGGGTTATATGTCAATTCTAAGAATGCAGTGAATATCTGTGACAGATGTAGGGAAACTGCCGAAAAAATGTCACCtggccctgcagctttataaGAAGCAAAGCTCTTGATTGCTCCCTTAACCATGCTCAGTTGGTTACTACAGTTTGAGAAGAGTTATTTGTAAAGAATTTGGAGTGTTTTGGAATGACATAATAGTTGTTTAAACTACTTGACCTACTCTCGGCTTAAGTCTAGAAGCTAATCCGGATCGGATGATACAATGTCATTCTTCTTACAATATTGTAGCTCTGCATACTATGAATCTTTatatattaatgttatttattggtttccATGCCTTTGGAAAAGAGTTAGCTGATACCTAAACATCAACTCGCCAAAGGATTACTTCTATTGTGACCGAAAATAACTTGCGGGCTTGCAAAGTGAGTCGGAACTAATCAGAAGCGGGGCTTATAAAagattcttttagaaaaatcgCGTGTAGGGTAACATTTTCTTCcgacgaatgtatcatttatgatcagaaaatgagctCTAAAACGACCAGTATTTAGACTCATAAATTACTCAAAATAGATGCAAAAATCAGAAGTGGGACTCATAAAAGAGTCTTTTAGGATATTCGCGGGTAGGGTACCATTTTCTCCATACAAATGTGATCAGAAAATGAGTGCATTAAggatcattttaatttttgcagaagagtcataaatgactcgaatgtgatcaacattttcaaaaaattctagcTGAGTAGCAAGCTGACATGTACATATCTTTATCAAGATCAATATCAATGTCCGGGTAGTCTGCAATTTAATTTCTCCTATTGTCCTCATGCACTAGAACCCGTATTGTTGCGACTGTGAAATGTCAGATTTGAGATCAAATTGGAAGATATTTTAAACTTATCGAGGCAAAGTCCCATATTTTGGTGTAGACTGTTATCGCACTATCCCGAAGCTCAGTTCATGCACCCCAGTTATGTCTTGTCGGTATTTGGTTTcgaaaagttctttaaaatgtttattgcgTAATTTTCCTATTGTTGGTATTCTAACAtctggttaaaaaaaaaacaaaattataattatctGAAGAAATCTATCACTTGAAGTTCTGAAGGGTTATCAATCTTGTATTTTCAGATCTAGTCTAACTACTCATATTTTagttctatttatttaaaagaaattatagtcggacctgtttcaaaaagtaaaatgtgatttagtttataaaacatttgagttgaattataccttgcctcagctatatttaagccatttattgttgaataaaactgtggacattaaagtcaaattttgaaggtgggtttttataggggctagggtcaaatgagaccctatAATTCAAGAGTTCAAGAGGGTCATAAAGACTAGTATATAACTTAGTTTTGCTGcttcaaattttgaagggggcttttttgTTCGTtaatggttagtgttctagtcaggcagaccggaggtggtgggttcgattcccacccgtgtcACGAGTTAAAGAGCACACAACAGGCCCAATAGAGTCCTAAATGTATTTCTTCGggtttgatgtgtatacatcctcctttcaaactaacgaactaactacaaacttcagcacaaacccaatataccctccaccacttAATATctcaattttcttttgttaccTATTCGTATTTCATAGTTTTAATTGAAAGACTTTAtatagttgttttttaattgatttacatttattttgttccttttttgtATACTTGTtcctttcttttaatttattttatattttaaatattatcattattatgtatatttttaaattatttaaatttaaatgttttgattaattaaaaaaataacataaacataAGCGCCATAAGATGAGGGTGTTTATTAgtttgtttgtgtttgtgtCTCTGTGTTGTTGTAATGTTGAGTGAGTGAGTGATTGATTGATTGAGTCAGTGtaaaagagagaaagagaatgGGTAGAAATAGAAGTAAAATGTGCAAAAGTTGTTTATTGATTAAACTGTATGGAGTCCTTTTGTATGAATGCATGTGTTCGTTCTCCAATATCAGTCAAATATCAATGTGTATGTGTGAGTGTAAAGTGtgcattttacaataaatacataaataaataacatttcttttggttttattttgttttgtttttttttttaaatattcttatttattgAAGATGTGTAGTaaatgtgtgttttgttttattataaatttctcttttttcgactttcgacACAGACAACTAGACAACTAGATTTAAACCtaaacgtacatatgtatggatAGTATTAAGTTTTATGACGGGGCTTAAGTCATGTTTttcataatacaaaaaattattataattttatatatatatatataaaaaaattaaacatttttcttgtgtttttttttaatttttcatttacaacAATATGAGTAAAGGTTGTGTGTTCTGATGTCAGAGAGCATGTATGGCGAAAGTTACTACACTAGGAAAATTCATTCTTTCTTCTTTCCACTTTtcatcattatttttgttttgtccttGTTAGGCTTCTTATGTTggtattttacaaaatacatttaGTTGGATACTATCTCTAGTattagtatatatattatttttggtttttgagtttttgttgttgtgataTTTATGCCTAAGTGCATTCTTATCCTCCCGTCGTTCGATTGTTTatagttgttgatgttttttttttaataaattttttaaattgttttttatttctttttttaattagaaaaacaaaaagtgttgtaaaatatttataaattaaagtaaaataaaataattatgaaatagtattaataaaataaattaaaatgttttaatggcATTTAGAAATCTTCGGGAGCAAGGTCGAATCTTGGTGGGAAAGCCATACCGTCCAATTGTGGCCGCACGGACATAGCACGGGGCTGTAGAGGGGAAGAGAGACAAAacgaatttattaaatataaatatatttcaacacAAGGTTAAAAAGAATGAAGCATGCATGATTAAACAAACAATGAGAGAAAGAgagataaatgaaaaaaaaatacatcaccaagagaacaacaataacaacaagataTTACTGAATACTTTACAATACAAAACTCAAAATGAGAGGAATATTGTATAGAGAAAGGGAAAGAGAAATAAATTTCTCCTCGAATGATCGAGTTTTGGAAAGTGAAATGACAGGATcatgaatttgtattttttgtttctttaaacttCTCATAACAGAAAAATGAGAATGAAAGACAAGGTGGTGAGAGGAAAACAAACAACTCAACACGTTACAAGTGCAAGTAATGATAATTcaatgtatatgtatgcatcatatatgtgtgtgtattcaTTCAATGATTTGACACGCAACATTGGCTGTTTTCTTTTGGGTTCGGGATTTGCAGGATTTGAGAAAAATGGGCCTCTTGGCCACTTCGAAACTTACAAATGTAATGAAAGATTGTTTACTGGTCCAGCACACTTTTGCGACCACCTTTAGACGCTGCCGGCTATTGTTGttgtacacacacacatacatatacaattattatagtagtagtaattgttgttgtagtagtagtatagttgtaataataataaaattatcatattATATCGTTATAAAAAAAGCAGAGATATTTCTAATTCAGCTCGATTTCTACTGATCTGACTATgacactttttgtttttttttaattgcgaTGAGATTGATGCTTTTGGTGATGAAATAGTTTGGGTTTTGTAAGctggttgtttatttttttttattttttttaaatatatttttttttcgatttggtttaaagtaataaattgaATGTTGAATGTTGCATTTCTTTTGTTGAAAAAGAGATGCATAAAGCTTTTACTTATGATCTAgtttctctttttgtttttttttctaattgaaTCTCTATGTGGACCGTGTGAATCATTTACAGTGCCATTTTGCGTAATTTAAATCTGGATGTGGTAATAATTGCAAgagattttgttttgaaatagaaTAATAAAGAGAAAATGATCGTTATTATTTGGCAAATGGTTGGCAGTTGATAAAAAAGCATTCGAATTTAGAGATGGATGATTTTGGTTTGGACACTTACCGCGGGGCTGGCACCACGACCAACGGAACCGGCACGTCCCTTGGCACGGAATTTGCTGATGGCTTGTTCAGCCAAATCGGCACGTTCTTCGGCTTCTTCAAGTTCTTGTTGGGCTTTGCGGAATTTGGCCAAGTTGAGGGCGGCGATTTCTTCGGCTTCTTCGATTTGCCTCTTGTATGTCTTGATCTTTTGTTGGAGTTTGTCAACCAAGTCTTGCATACGTTCGTGGTTCTTGCGATCTTCTTCGGATTGGAAGCTCAATTCCTTAACGCGACGTTCGGATTTGCGGAGGTTCTTTTGGGCATCGGCGTGTCTTCTTTGTTCACCATCCAATTCGTTCTCCAATTCGCGGACACGTTGTTCCAATTTTTGGATAGCCTTCTTGCCACCCTTGAGGGCGTTGGCTTCAGCTTCATCCAAACGGACTTGCAATTCCTTGATTTGTTGTTCAAGGGCCTTTCTGAGTTTCTCTTGGGTTTGGGCGTGGTCTTGTTCAGCGCGGAGTTCATCAGCAAGACGGGCAGCATCAACCATAGCCTTCTTGGCCTTCTCTTCGGAGTTCTTGGCTTCGTTCAACAATTCATCCAAATCAGAGTGGAGTGTTTGGAGTTCAGATTCCAATTTCCTCTTGGCAGCGGAGATGGAGGCGTTTTGGGCGGAAACTTCGTTGAGTTGTTCGTGGGCATCGGCCAATTCTTGTTCGGCTTGGCGACGACCGCGATCGGCTTGTTCGAGGAGGGTGCGGGATTCTTCCAATTCGTTTTGGAGGGCGTTGGCACGACGTTCAGAGATACCCAATTGTTCGCGGGCATCATCACGAGCTCTTTGTTCTTCTTCAAGGGCGGTTTGGATGTCCTTGAGTTGTTGTTGGTAGCGTTTGATGTTCTTTTGGGCCTCGGCGTTAGCCTAATTATAATGATATAAATACAAGTATTTAGTAAAATAGTTTCGTAATAAGGACAGCTCTTGTATATATGAGAAGCTTTGTGTGTGTTAAGAAACTTACCTTGTTGGCGTGATCCAAAGCAATTTCCAATTCGTTGATGTCGGCTTCCAACTTCTTCTTCATGCGAAGGGCCTCAGCCTTACCCTTGGCTTCGGCTTCGAGGGAGGCTTGCATGGAGTCGAGAGCACGTTGGTGGTTCTTGCGGGTGTTTTCGAATTCTTCTTCCTTCTCTTGGATGCGGCGATCGATTTCTTGACGAACTTGAGACAATTCCAATTGAGCGCGCAATACCTTGTTTTCTTCTTGTTCCAAAGCAGCTTCAGCTTCTTCGAGGGCGGCTTGGAGTTCATCCTTTTCGGCTTCCAAGCGTTTGCGAGCCTTTTCGATTTCGTGGATGTTGCGGCCACCTTCACCGATTTGGTCGAGCAAGTCCTTAACTTCATCAGCCAAGTTCTTGTTTTCACGACGGACGGCTTCCAATTGTTCTTGGCCTTCTTCGTAGGCACCCTTGAGACGGAACAATTCGGTGGAGTAGTTGCGGCATTCCTTTTGGGAGGCATCAAGTTCAGCAGCCAAATCGTCAACCTTGAGTTTCCATTCGCCAATGATCTTGTCGAAGGCCTTTTGTTTCTTCTCGGCAGCGTTGGCAATAGCGTTGGCACGGTCGACTTCCAATTGCAAGTCTTCGACTTCGGTGGACAAGCGTTGCTTGGTCTTTTCGAGGCCAATGCATTTTTGGTTGAGGGATTCGATGGTTTCCTCGGCTTCGGCCAAGCGAGCTTGCAACTTCCTCTTGGCTTCTTCCAATTCTTCGGAGCGGGCAACACCATCGGATTCGTACTTGCTGCGCCAGATTTGAGCTTCAGCGTTAGCCTTGCTGAGTTGACGTTGCAAATCGGCCTTGCCTTCAGCTTCTTCTTCTACTTGTTCACGGAGGTTATCCAAGTCGTGTTCCAAGTTGCGGAATTTGCCCAAAAGGGTAGCACGTTCACGGGCTTCTTCATCAGCCAAACGCTTGGTATCTTCCAATTGAGTGGTGAGGGAGATCTTGATCTTGGACAATTGGGAAACTTGGGATTCGGCTTCTTCCAATTGGCGCAAGAGGTCGGAGTTTTCAATGGAAAGCTTCTTCTTGGCGGCATCGAAGTCGTTGAGGGTTCTGTTGGTTTCATCCAATTTGGATTGGACTTCGTTGAGGGTGTGTTGCAATTGCTTGGCAATCTTTTCTTGGGCAGCCTATATTTCAAACGATTGATAATGGGATAATTTATTAGTAACGAATAGAAATATTTGGGACAATGTAATTTTGTATTTGGCAATTGTGTGTACTATGtacaattagttttttgttagcAAGGATTCTACATATTTTGGCAAGGATTAGTGCGGTAGTAAagtattttcacaaatattctaCATGTTAAAATCACAGGCCTTATACAAGACAAGTCCTTGAGATTCATTAGATTCAAAGCAGAGCTATCAGAGATTTGTTCAAGAATCCTTCGGATTCCCAAACTGACTCTCTCAAATCTACAATAATAATCAGCAAAATGTACAGCGGCGTTTTTATTTCGTTTCTAATTAAAGGAGTCAAATGTATGTATACCTTCTCGTTGGTAATGTGGTCAACACCAGCGCGGAGATCGTTCAATTGACCGTAGTATTCGTTCTTCTCCTTTTCAGCCCTAGATTGGTGATaaagtaagtttttgttttagttagaATGTGTTAAATGTGTGTGTAGGGAAATATTAATCAAAGTAAAACGTTGCTTCTTGAAAATCCATCTTGTAGCCGTCGGAAGAGAAAGACAGAAATGCCGCTtttcaaatcttttttaaattgaattaaaggaatttattatactttgtttgtgtgtgtgtgatttttGGGAGGTTTTGTACAAAGAAGGGTTTTTATTGTGTAATTTGTGCAATATGTGTGATGATCCTCGAAAGGATTCATTACCTTATCACGAGCAAGTTGATCGCAGGCAGAACGAGTTTGGTTCAACTCATTGTGGCAAGTCTGGCGATCGTGTTCAGCCCTGTTATTATAGggagaaattttaagaaaattttaatatttgtttttcaaaaaaacacttAAGACACGTTCAACACAGACAAACACGACTGGCAGTACAAACATTACTTTCCACAGCTACAACTTTGGAAGAAACAAACTGAAAAGAAAGATTTCAAGTGATTAGAATACTTACTTAGCCTTCAATTTGTTGAGTTGATCAACTTGTTCGGCCATTTCAGCGATAGCATCGTTGTGCTTCTTGCGCAAGTTAGCCAAGGTAGATTCGTGTTGAATGTTGGCTTCTTCCAAGTCACGACGCAATTTGCTGAGTTCGGCTTCACGCTTCTTGTTGAGTTCAATTTGGGCAGAAGTAGCACCACCGGCTTCTTCAAGACGTTCACCCAATTCCTCCAATTCGCGAGCCAAATCAGCACGTTGTTTCTCAGCCTTGGCGCGAGCTTGACGTTCGGCTTCGACTTCTTCTTCCAATTCTTCGATGCGGGCTTGCAATTCCTTGATTTGGCGTTGGTGCTTGCTAACAACAACTTGTTCATCTTCCAATTTGGCGGTGATGGAGGACAATTCCTTGTCCTTGCGTTGGATGGTTTGTTCCAATTCCTTCTTGTTGCGTTCCAAATCGGAGACGGCTTCTTGGGTAAGTTTCAAGTCACCTTCAACCTTGCGCTTGGATTTCTCAATATCACCACGCAATTTCTTCTCGCGTTCCAAGGAGTCTTCCAATTCATCCAAGGTTTGTTCCAACTTAGCCTTGACCTTGTTTAAGTGGTTGATCTTGTCTTCGGCAGCTTGGAGTTCTTCACCAGTCTTCTGGTTGCTTTCACCTTGCATCTTCTTCTCCTTGTTCAACTTGTTGATGAGTTCGTCTTGGTGGGCGATTTCATCGTTCAAGTTGCGGATTTGGTGGTCCTTGGTGGCCTTATCTTGTTCAGCCTTTTGGACGTTCAATTCCAAGTCTTCAATGTCCTTCTTGAGGCCAGAGATTTCTTGGTCAGCCTTCTTCTTCTGTTGGAACAATTGGTTGCGGGCATCTTCCTCTTGAGTCAAGCGCTCTTGGATGTCCTATATGTATATGGGGTAAATAATAAATGTCGTGTGTGAGTGATATGAATTGGCTAAGATCTATATTTAGcacaaatcaaaaacaaaattgccataaattttgttattgggAAATCAAAGCACATAATTAgtcattttttctattaaattatgATTCCGTTCGTTGAGTTTTTGATGACCATATTTGCTTCACTGATTTCCACAATTCATTGACAATCTTGATTTTTtgcttgttttaatttttttttttaggaaatttgaaAATACTTACGCGCAATTGGTTTTCGAGGTCGTTCTTTTGAGCTTGGAGTTTAGCGCATCTTTCTTGGTAATCTTGCAAGGCACCCTTTTCACCAGACAAGGAGTCCAACAAGGCAGTCTTTTCAGCTAACAACTTAGCATTAAGGGCTTCCAATTCCTTGCGTACCTTAACTTCGGCAGCATGAGCTTCTTCAGCCTTCTTAGCCTTCTCTTCAAGACGCTGTAAATCAGAATTAGAAGATTTATTAGTGGTTTCAGATGTTGCAGCTTGTGGTGTTGGCATTGCTGGTTCGGGTTCTTGTAAAGGAGCTGGTGTCGTTTCTGCAGCCACTGGTTCTTCGGGTTTAATTtcagttgctgctgctgctgctgcagctgcTGGAGTTTCCTCAGCACTGGCAGTATCTGATTTTGCTTCAGCTGGTGGTGTAGCTGAGCCAACTTCTTCagatttttcacttttttcagattttttcgattttttcacttttttatcttcagccatttttaatgaatattattttgagattattgaataaatttgttttaattttacttttgcaaaattttttttgaaattgtttggtttttgtatttaaaattttatttgaattaattatCGTTTAAATTTGCTGCAGCTATAGTTGCTTGTTGTTCGTTTAAATCGTTTAGATGAAGTATGAATTATGTGTTCGCTTTAGCCCAGGTAACTATTAGATCCGTTTAGCTACTGGTCAACAACTGGAATGCTTGCAATTGCAAAGTGCTCGATgaattttcaaattcaaaattcaaattaattttaattagcaaCGCCCAACAATTATATCAAATCATATTGAATAATGttaatatgtgtgtgtgttgagTACTTACTCACAATTTATGCA of the Lucilia cuprina isolate Lc7/37 chromosome 2, ASM2204524v1, whole genome shotgun sequence genome contains:
- the LOC111678371 gene encoding myosin heavy chain, muscle isoform X26, which translates into the protein MPRPIASQEDEDPTPYLFVSLEQRRIDQSKPYDSKKNCWVPDEKEGYLLGEIKATKGDIVSVGLPGGEVKDFKADKVEKVNPPKYEKVEDMADMTVLNTPCVLHNLKQRYYAKLIYTYSGLFCVAINPYKRYPVYTNRCAKMYRGKRRNEVPPHIFAISDGAYVDMLTNHVNQSMLITGESGAGKTENTKKVIAYFATVGASTKKDESQKNKGSLEDQVVQTNPVLEAFGNAKTVRNDNSSRFGKFIRIHFGPTGKLAGADIETYLLEKARVISQQSLERSYHIFYQIMSGSVPGVKEYCLLSNNIYDYHIVSQGKVTVASIDDADEFSLTDQAFDILGFTKQEKEDVYKITAAVMHMGGMKFKQRGREEQAEQDGEEEGGRVAKLFGCDTAELYKNLLKPRIKVGNEFVTQGRNVQQVTNSIGALCKGVFDRLFKWLVKKCNETLDTKQKRQHFIGVLDIAGFEIFDYNGFEQLCINFTNEKLQQFFNHHMFVLEQEEYKREGIDWAFIDFGMDLLACIDLIEKPMGILSILEEESMFPKATDQTFAEKLTNTHLGKSAPFQKPKPPKPGQQAAHFAIGHYAGVVAYNITGWLEKNKDPLNDTVVDQFKKSQNKLLVEIFADHPGQSGGGEQAKGGRGKKGGGFATVSSAYKEQLNSLMTTLRSTQPHFVRCIIPNEMKQPGVVDAHLVMHQLTCNGVLEGIRICRKGFPNRMVYADFKQRYQILNPRGIKGVDDPKKCTKILIESTELDDDQYRLGNTKVFFRAGVLGQMEEFRDERLGKIMSWMQAWARGYLSRKGFKKLQEQRVALKVVQRNLRKYLQLRTWPWYKLWQKVKPLLNVSRVEDEIARLEEKAKKAEEAHAAEVKVRKELEALNAKLLAEKTALLDSLSGEKGALQDYQERCAKLQAQKNDLENQLRDIQERLTQEEDARNQLFQQKKKADQEISGLKKDIEDLELNVQKAEQDKATKDHQIRNLNDEIAHQDELINKLNKEKKMQGESNQKTGEELQAAEDKINHLNKVKAKLEQTLDELEDSLEREKKLRGDIEKSKRKVEGDLKLTQEAVSDLERNKKELEQTIQRKDKELSSITAKLEDEQVVVSKHQRQIKELQARIEELEEEVEAERQARAKAEKQRADLARELEELGERLEEAGGATSAQIELNKKREAELSKLRRDLEEANIQHESTLANLRKKHNDAIAEMAEQVDQLNKLKAKAEKEKNEYYGQLNDLRAGVDHITNEKAAQEKIAKQLQHTLNEVQSKLDETNRTLNDFDAAKKKLSIENSDLLRQLEEAESQVSQLSKIKISLTTQLEDTKRLADEEARERATLLGKFRNLEHDLDNLREQVEEEAEGKADLQRQLSKANAEAQIWRSKYESDGVARSEELEEAKRKLQARLAEAEETIESLNQKCIGLEKTKQRLSTEVEDLQLEVDRANAIANAAEKKQKAFDKIIGEWKLKVDDLAAELDASQKECRNYSTELFRLKGAYEEGQEQLEAVRRENKNLADEVKDLLDQIGEGGRNIHEIEKARKRLEAEKDELQAALEEAEAALEQEENKVLRAQLELSQVRQEIDRRIQEKEEEFENTRKNHQRALDSMQASLEAEAKGKAEALRMKKKLEADINELEIALDHANKANAEAQKNIKRYQQQLKDIQTALEEEQRARDDAREQLGISERRANALQNELEESRTLLEQADRGRRQAEQELADAHEQLNEVSAQNASISAAKRKLESELQTLHSDLDELLNEAKNSEEKAKKAMVDAARLADELRAEQDHAQTQEKLRKALEQQIKELQVRLDEAEANALKGGKKAIQKLEQRVRELENELDGEQRRHADAQKNLRKSERRVKELSFQSEEDRKNHERMQDLVDKLQQKIKTYKRQIEEAEEIAALNLAKFRKAQQELEEAEERADLAEQAISKFRAKGRAGSVGRGASPAPRAMSVRPQLDGMAFPPRFDLAPEDF